In Mobula hypostoma chromosome 13, sMobHyp1.1, whole genome shotgun sequence, the following are encoded in one genomic region:
- the fam174b gene encoding membrane protein FAM174B isoform X1, with protein sequence MGNVEPEGSPCRSQASGSVIRCWLFALVLLLVPPPLSSFNPITPGFNKSVASTEPGHNGTASSISNVLGSVRFLLRQFPALEGLVLASCAVALLLVIWLTVKMFRSRRRLRKTRKYDIITTPAEKVEMTPLNEENDDDEDATVFDVKYSRVPCTILI encoded by the exons ATGGGGAACGTTGAGCCGGAGGGATCGCCGTGCCGGTCCCAGGCCTCGGGGTCCGTAATACGCTGTTGGCTGTTCGCGTTGGTGTTGCTGCTGGTGCCGCCGCCGTTGTCATCGTTCAACCCCATTACCCCGGGTTTTAACAAGAGTGTCGCATCCACCGAACCCGGGCACAACGGCACTGCCTCATCCATCAGTAACGTCTTGGGTAGCGTGAGATTTCTGCTGCGACAGTTCCCGGCCCTCGAGGGCCTGGTGCTAGCGTCCTGCGCCGTGGCTTTACTGCTGGTCATCTGGCTGACGGTCAAGATGTTCAG GTCTAGAAGAAGACTCAGGAAAACAAGGAAATATGACATTATTACAACACCAGCAGAAAAAGTGGAAATGACACCACTTAATGAAGAAAATGACGATGATGAAGATGCAACAGTGTTTGACGTGAAATACAGCAG
- the fam174b gene encoding membrane protein FAM174B isoform X2, whose amino-acid sequence MGNVEPEGSPCRSQASGSVIRCWLFALVLLLVPPPLSSFNPITPGFNKSVASTEPGHNGTASSISNVLGSVRFLLRQFPALEGLVLASCAVALLLVIWLTVKMFRSRRRLRKTRKYDIITTPAEKVEMTPLNEENDDDEDATVFDVKYSR is encoded by the exons ATGGGGAACGTTGAGCCGGAGGGATCGCCGTGCCGGTCCCAGGCCTCGGGGTCCGTAATACGCTGTTGGCTGTTCGCGTTGGTGTTGCTGCTGGTGCCGCCGCCGTTGTCATCGTTCAACCCCATTACCCCGGGTTTTAACAAGAGTGTCGCATCCACCGAACCCGGGCACAACGGCACTGCCTCATCCATCAGTAACGTCTTGGGTAGCGTGAGATTTCTGCTGCGACAGTTCCCGGCCCTCGAGGGCCTGGTGCTAGCGTCCTGCGCCGTGGCTTTACTGCTGGTCATCTGGCTGACGGTCAAGATGTTCAG GTCTAGAAGAAGACTCAGGAAAACAAGGAAATATGACATTATTACAACACCAGCAGAAAAAGTGGAAATGACACCACTTAATGAAGAAAATGACGATGATGAAGATGCAACAGTGTTTGACGTGAAATACAGCAG